One genomic region from Curtobacterium sp. 9128 encodes:
- a CDS encoding TetR/AcrR family transcriptional regulator, with product MARWQPGTRERLQATALRLFQEQGYDRTTVAEIAAAADVTERTFFRHFADKREVIFAGQDDFLAMFIDPIADAPADAPPFALIARSLDSAGHFFPEERRPFSRIRQTIIDSEPSLGERELAKLATLKVRLGEVLRDRGIGEPAATLAAETGVTVFHLSFQQWIAGEEVRPFADIARERLDALTSMVTATAL from the coding sequence ATGGCTCGATGGCAACCCGGAACGCGTGAACGGCTGCAGGCGACGGCACTGCGGCTGTTCCAGGAGCAGGGGTACGACCGGACGACGGTCGCGGAGATCGCTGCGGCCGCCGACGTCACCGAGCGCACGTTCTTCCGGCACTTCGCGGACAAGCGCGAGGTGATCTTCGCCGGGCAGGACGACTTCCTCGCGATGTTCATCGACCCGATCGCCGACGCCCCTGCCGATGCGCCGCCGTTCGCCCTGATCGCCCGGTCCCTCGACTCGGCCGGGCACTTCTTCCCCGAGGAGCGCCGTCCGTTCTCGCGGATCCGGCAGACGATCATCGACTCCGAACCCTCGCTGGGCGAACGCGAGCTCGCCAAGCTGGCGACGCTCAAGGTCCGGCTCGGCGAGGTCCTGCGCGACCGCGGGATCGGCGAACCGGCGGCGACGCTCGCTGCGGAGACCGGGGTGACGGTCTTCCACCTGTCGTTCCAGCAGTGGATCGCCGGCGAGGAGGTCCGTCCGTTCGCCGACATCGCCCGGGAACGACTCGACGCCCTGACGAGCATGGTGACCGCCACCGCACTCTGA
- a CDS encoding VOC family protein: MTSADASMPTLAATVLQSPEPLVLARFYGALTGWTVYEDDPTWARIRPEDGPGLSVQFEPEWVPPTWPGTKDAPGMQLHLDFQVEDLPAAVERAETLGATQAEYQPQDDVRVMLDPDGHPFCLFLPGA; encoded by the coding sequence ATGACCTCCGCCGACGCGTCGATGCCGACCCTCGCCGCAACCGTCCTGCAGTCCCCCGAGCCGCTCGTGCTCGCCCGGTTCTACGGGGCGCTGACGGGCTGGACCGTGTACGAGGACGACCCCACCTGGGCACGCATCCGCCCCGAGGACGGCCCGGGGCTGTCCGTGCAGTTCGAACCCGAGTGGGTCCCGCCGACCTGGCCGGGCACGAAGGACGCTCCCGGGATGCAGCTGCACCTCGACTTCCAGGTGGAGGACCTGCCCGCGGCGGTCGAACGTGCCGAGACACTCGGTGCGACCCAGGCTGAGTACCAGCCGCAGGACGACGTCCGGGTGATGCTCGACCCGGACGGTCACCCGTTCTGCCTGTTCCTGCCCGGCGCCTGA
- a CDS encoding CatA-like O-acetyltransferase, producing the protein MDAMTPAPTPIDLDTWPRREHFEHYRDTVPCTYAMTVDVDVTDFVRALGDTGRKTYPAQIWALATAVNRHREFRMTLQPDRSPAIWDVVHPAFTVFNPERETFSAVWVPYDDDFGTFHDAAVEALATYRTATTMIPQQPHPANLFDVSSLPWRSFSGFTIQIRDGWDHLLPIFTIGRYHERDGRTLMPLAVQIHHAAADGFHTTRLIADVERLLAEPSWLAD; encoded by the coding sequence ATGGACGCGATGACCCCGGCACCGACGCCGATCGACCTGGACACCTGGCCGCGACGCGAGCACTTCGAGCACTACCGCGACACCGTGCCGTGCACCTACGCGATGACCGTCGACGTGGACGTCACCGACTTCGTGCGAGCACTCGGCGACACCGGCCGGAAGACCTACCCGGCGCAGATCTGGGCGCTCGCGACCGCGGTGAACCGGCACCGGGAGTTCCGGATGACGCTGCAGCCCGACCGCTCCCCTGCGATCTGGGACGTCGTGCACCCGGCCTTCACGGTGTTCAACCCCGAGCGTGAGACGTTCAGTGCGGTGTGGGTGCCGTACGACGACGACTTCGGGACGTTCCACGACGCCGCGGTCGAGGCACTGGCGACGTACCGGACGGCGACGACGATGATCCCGCAGCAGCCCCACCCGGCGAACCTCTTCGACGTCTCGAGCCTGCCGTGGCGGTCGTTCTCGGGCTTCACGATCCAGATCCGGGACGGCTGGGACCACCTGCTGCCGATCTTCACGATCGGCAGGTACCACGAGCGTGACGGCCGCACCCTGATGCCGCTCGCGGTGCAGATCCACCACGCGGCCGCCGACGGCTTCCACACGACCCGCCTGATCGCCGACGTCGAGCGTCTGCTCGCCGAACCGTCCTGGCTCGCGGACTGA
- a CDS encoding alpha/beta hydrolase: MTDEASAPGGEPPLTGRPVPPGPGLAQRAWWAVLDWIYAARWQISSLGPTTADDYRDGDQSAVVVIPGVYETWHFMRPLMDALHDRGHPVHVVAVLRHNVRPVPVSAADVMAYLVEHDLRDVVIVAHSKGGLIGKYAMTDLDGDGRIDRMVAVSTPFAGSVLADLAPVPHLRVFRATDPVLAGLAEQLETNSRITSVYGVFDTLIPGGSELTGARNVTVPVGGHFRILGDPSTRDVVLDAVVD, from the coding sequence GTGACGGACGAGGCGAGTGCACCCGGAGGCGAGCCGCCGCTGACGGGCCGACCCGTGCCTCCCGGCCCTGGGCTGGCGCAGCGCGCGTGGTGGGCCGTCCTCGACTGGATCTACGCGGCCAGGTGGCAGATCAGCAGCCTCGGGCCGACCACGGCGGACGACTACCGCGACGGCGACCAGAGTGCCGTCGTCGTGATCCCCGGTGTGTACGAGACGTGGCACTTCATGCGCCCGCTCATGGACGCCCTGCACGACCGGGGGCACCCCGTGCACGTCGTCGCGGTGCTGCGGCACAACGTGCGGCCGGTGCCGGTCTCGGCAGCGGACGTGATGGCGTACCTCGTCGAGCACGACCTCCGGGACGTCGTGATCGTCGCCCACAGCAAGGGCGGCCTGATCGGCAAGTACGCGATGACCGACCTCGACGGCGACGGACGCATCGACCGCATGGTCGCGGTGTCGACGCCGTTCGCGGGCTCGGTGCTGGCAGACCTCGCGCCGGTGCCGCACCTCCGGGTGTTCCGGGCGACGGACCCCGTCCTCGCTGGCCTGGCGGAGCAGCTCGAGACGAACTCCCGGATCACGTCGGTCTACGGGGTGTTCGACACGCTCATCCCGGGTGGCAGCGAACTGACGGGAGCCCGCAACGTCACGGTGCCCGTCGGTGGGCACTTCCGGATCCTCGGTGACCCGAGCACCCGCGACGTGGTGCTCGACGCCGTCGTGGACTGA
- a CDS encoding SDR family oxidoreductase, translated as MRVFVTGASGWIGSATVDELVAAGHQVVGLARSDASVARVEAAGATALRGDLDDLDAIRRGASESEGVVHLANKHDWANPVATNAAERAVVETIGTALAGSDRPFIVASGIAGLASDRPATEADPNPFVGPDSMRGGSENRGFDFVDQGVRTVAARFAPTVHGIGDHGFIAAIVAAAEQQGVSGYIGDGTNNWSAVHRSDAARLVRLGLESAPAGTRLHAVAEPVVSTRSIAEAIGEGLGLPVTSIDPADAESHFGFIGRFFGLEMSATSTETQERFGWTPTGPTLAEDIAAGAYFDVRVS; from the coding sequence ATGCGCGTATTCGTCACCGGAGCCTCCGGTTGGATCGGCTCCGCCACCGTCGACGAGCTCGTCGCCGCCGGCCACCAGGTCGTCGGCCTCGCCCGTTCCGACGCCTCCGTCGCCCGCGTCGAGGCGGCGGGCGCCACCGCACTCCGCGGCGACCTCGACGACCTCGACGCCATCCGCCGCGGCGCCTCCGAGTCCGAGGGCGTCGTCCACCTCGCCAACAAGCACGACTGGGCGAACCCGGTCGCGACGAACGCGGCCGAGCGCGCCGTCGTCGAGACCATCGGCACGGCCCTCGCCGGCAGTGACCGGCCGTTCATCGTGGCGTCGGGCATCGCGGGGCTCGCCTCCGACCGCCCGGCGACCGAGGCGGACCCGAACCCGTTCGTCGGCCCGGACTCGATGCGCGGCGGGAGCGAGAACCGCGGCTTCGACTTCGTCGACCAGGGAGTCCGTACCGTCGCCGCGCGCTTCGCGCCCACCGTGCACGGCATCGGCGACCACGGGTTCATCGCGGCGATCGTCGCCGCCGCCGAGCAGCAGGGCGTTTCGGGCTACATCGGCGACGGGACGAACAACTGGTCGGCCGTGCACCGGTCCGACGCGGCCCGACTCGTGCGCCTCGGGCTCGAGAGCGCTCCGGCCGGCACCCGACTGCACGCCGTCGCGGAGCCCGTCGTCTCCACGCGCTCGATCGCGGAGGCCATCGGCGAGGGACTCGGGCTGCCGGTGACCTCGATCGACCCGGCGGACGCGGAGTCGCACTTCGGGTTCATCGGGCGGTTCTTCGGTCTCGAGATGTCCGCGACGTCGACCGAGACGCAGGAGCGCTTCGGCTGGACCCCGACGGGCCCGACCCTCGCCGAGGACATCGCCGCGGGCGCGTACTTCGACGTGCGGGTCTCGTAG
- a CDS encoding YbaK/EbsC family protein → MPILQRLPALQAVDLLAAPVAQAIAALPADLASGIEAAAIDPELADTAAFSEAYGFPLAGGANCIVVTGKRGSDVTFAACIVLASTRLDVNRTVKQLLGARKASFAPMDEAVARTGMEYGGITPIGLPAEWPVYVDSRVSEVPDAVIGAGVRGAKVFLPGAVLAALPHVEVVEGLANPVEA, encoded by the coding sequence GTGCCGATCCTGCAGCGTCTCCCCGCCCTCCAAGCCGTCGACCTGCTCGCGGCGCCTGTTGCGCAGGCGATCGCAGCGCTCCCGGCGGACCTCGCGAGCGGGATCGAAGCCGCCGCGATCGATCCGGAGCTGGCCGACACGGCGGCGTTCTCCGAGGCGTACGGGTTCCCGCTGGCCGGCGGAGCGAACTGCATCGTCGTGACCGGCAAGCGCGGGAGCGACGTCACCTTCGCCGCGTGCATCGTGCTCGCGTCGACCCGGCTCGACGTCAACCGCACCGTCAAGCAGCTGCTCGGCGCTCGGAAGGCCAGCTTCGCGCCGATGGACGAGGCGGTTGCGCGCACCGGGATGGAGTACGGCGGGATCACACCGATCGGGCTGCCCGCGGAGTGGCCCGTGTACGTGGACTCACGGGTGTCGGAGGTCCCGGACGCGGTCATCGGTGCCGGGGTCCGCGGTGCGAAGGTGTTCCTCCCCGGCGCCGTGCTCGCCGCGCTGCCGCACGTCGAGGTGGTCGAGGGGCTCGCGAACCCCGTCGAGGCCTGA
- a CDS encoding NAD(P)/FAD-dependent oxidoreductase — translation MTSTPSEPEPTMPQDTRPHVVIVGGGFAGVAAMRELADAPVRVTLVDRHVYNMFQPLMYQVATGGLNAGDVTYFLRSLRAKQDNAEFRHGLLTGIDPVGKVAEMSDGEHLHYDQLILANGVNTSYFGTPGAYEYAYSMYSRSQALRIRDELFTRLEEAAANQGPDEIKIVIVGGGATGVEMAGALAELRDQALEGAYPEILPGNITITLVHRSGELLKPFAPRLRRYAAKVLRKRGVILRLNTGVAEVLPDGVKTAEGEFIPASQVIWATGVAAHKEVSNWNMPQTHGGRIKVDDDLSVQGVDGIWAAGDIAAQDDALAQLAQPALQGGKHIARQIVRSLEGKPTEHFKYFDKGTMATIGTNAAVAQLRGGITMVGPVAWAAWVVVHIASLLGNGNRLSTLSHFFVRYLWFMRKRAIPIVGDVRPVRPNGDREPEPWQMQKAE, via the coding sequence GTGACCAGCACGCCATCCGAACCGGAGCCCACCATGCCGCAGGACACCCGCCCGCACGTCGTCATCGTCGGCGGTGGATTCGCCGGCGTCGCCGCCATGCGCGAGCTCGCGGACGCACCGGTCCGGGTGACGCTCGTCGACCGACACGTCTACAACATGTTCCAGCCGCTCATGTACCAGGTTGCGACGGGCGGGCTCAACGCCGGGGACGTGACGTACTTCCTGCGGAGCCTCCGTGCGAAGCAGGACAACGCCGAGTTCCGGCACGGGCTCCTCACCGGCATCGACCCGGTCGGCAAGGTCGCCGAGATGTCCGACGGCGAGCACCTGCACTACGACCAGCTCATCCTCGCCAACGGCGTGAACACGAGCTACTTCGGGACCCCGGGTGCGTACGAGTACGCGTACTCGATGTACTCACGCTCGCAGGCGCTCCGCATCCGCGACGAGCTGTTCACCCGGCTCGAGGAAGCCGCGGCGAACCAGGGGCCCGACGAGATCAAGATCGTCATCGTCGGTGGCGGCGCGACCGGCGTCGAGATGGCCGGTGCCCTCGCCGAGCTCCGCGACCAGGCGCTCGAGGGCGCCTACCCGGAGATCCTCCCGGGCAACATCACGATCACCCTCGTGCACCGGAGCGGTGAGCTGCTGAAGCCGTTCGCGCCGCGGCTCCGTCGGTACGCGGCGAAGGTGCTGCGGAAGCGCGGGGTCATCCTCCGCCTGAACACCGGCGTGGCCGAGGTCCTGCCCGACGGGGTGAAGACCGCCGAGGGCGAGTTCATCCCCGCGTCGCAAGTCATCTGGGCCACCGGGGTCGCCGCCCACAAGGAAGTGTCCAACTGGAACATGCCGCAGACGCACGGCGGCCGGATCAAGGTGGACGACGACCTCAGCGTGCAGGGCGTCGACGGGATCTGGGCGGCGGGTGACATCGCCGCGCAGGACGACGCCCTCGCGCAGCTCGCGCAGCCGGCACTGCAGGGCGGGAAGCACATCGCGCGGCAGATCGTCCGCTCGCTCGAGGGCAAGCCGACCGAACACTTCAAGTACTTCGACAAGGGCACCATGGCGACGATCGGTACGAACGCCGCCGTCGCCCAGCTCCGCGGTGGGATCACGATGGTCGGGCCGGTGGCCTGGGCCGCGTGGGTCGTCGTGCACATCGCGTCGCTGCTCGGGAACGGGAACCGTCTCTCGACGCTGTCGCACTTCTTCGTCCGGTACCTGTGGTTCATGCGGAAGCGGGCGATCCCCATCGTCGGCGACGTCCGTCCGGTGCGCCCGAACGGCGACCGCGAACCAGAGCCCTGGCAGATGCAGAAGGCCGAGTAG
- a CDS encoding dihydrofolate reductase family protein, with protein sequence MRKVTAGLFTSVDGVVQDPYEFQYDSFDDELGAGMGSFMARTDTVLLGRNSYAEWSEWWPAHPEDPFGQWINPIEKYVASTTLGDDLAWQNSTRIQGDVHEFVRDLKQRDGDHIAVCGSVTLVRSLLFAGLLDELQLMVHPAIAGRGRKLFEPTDPATRLRLVDSTVTSKGNVVSTYAPLAV encoded by the coding sequence ATGCGGAAGGTCACGGCAGGGCTGTTCACGTCGGTCGACGGCGTCGTGCAGGACCCGTACGAGTTCCAGTACGACAGCTTCGACGACGAGCTCGGCGCCGGGATGGGGTCGTTCATGGCCCGCACCGACACGGTCCTGCTCGGTCGCAACAGCTACGCGGAGTGGTCCGAGTGGTGGCCGGCCCACCCGGAGGACCCCTTCGGGCAGTGGATCAACCCGATCGAGAAGTACGTCGCGTCGACCACGCTCGGCGACGACCTGGCGTGGCAGAACTCGACGCGCATCCAGGGCGACGTGCACGAGTTCGTGCGGGACCTCAAGCAGCGTGACGGCGACCACATCGCGGTGTGCGGCAGCGTCACGCTCGTCCGGAGCCTGTTGTTCGCGGGGCTCCTCGACGAGCTGCAGCTCATGGTGCACCCGGCGATCGCCGGACGCGGGCGGAAGCTCTTCGAGCCGACCGACCCGGCCACGCGCCTGCGTCTGGTCGACAGCACCGTGACGAGCAAGGGCAACGTGGTGAGCACCTACGCGCCGCTGGCGGTCTGA
- a CDS encoding carbohydrate ABC transporter permease, with amino-acid sequence MSATRSVTVPGPRNTKRKRLDAPPLPGRMLTGFVLFVICLVVLLPFLGIVSTSVAPTSQVNDAGGFVMWPKGLDFGAYESIFAGGVVTRALLVSFGITVVGTVISLFVSAMLAYALSRPGSYGSGFILSLVLVSLLFAPGLIPNYLVVKQFGLLDSYWALILPTALSAFNVIVMRSFFMNIPKELIESARIDGAGDFGVFLRIVLPLSKAVLAVIGLFYAVGYWNAFFNALLYINDTAKWPLQLVLRTYVINNAQLGGADLGTSSDALPPQASIQMAILVVSIVPILIVYPFLQRHFAKGVLTGAVKG; translated from the coding sequence ATGAGCGCCACGCGCAGCGTCACCGTCCCCGGTCCGCGGAACACCAAGCGGAAGCGACTCGACGCCCCGCCGCTGCCCGGCCGCATGCTGACCGGCTTCGTGCTGTTCGTCATCTGCCTCGTCGTGCTGCTGCCGTTCCTCGGCATCGTGTCGACGTCCGTCGCCCCGACCAGCCAGGTGAACGACGCCGGCGGGTTCGTGATGTGGCCGAAGGGGCTCGACTTCGGCGCGTACGAGAGCATCTTCGCCGGGGGCGTCGTCACCCGGGCGCTGCTCGTCAGCTTCGGGATCACCGTGGTCGGGACGGTGATCAGCCTGTTCGTGAGTGCGATGCTCGCGTACGCGCTCAGCCGACCGGGCTCCTACGGATCCGGGTTCATCCTGAGCCTGGTGCTCGTCAGCCTGCTGTTCGCACCTGGGCTCATCCCGAACTACCTCGTCGTGAAGCAGTTCGGCCTGCTCGACTCGTACTGGGCACTCATCCTGCCGACGGCCCTCAGCGCGTTCAACGTCATCGTGATGCGGTCGTTCTTCATGAACATCCCGAAGGAGCTCATCGAGAGCGCCAGGATCGACGGCGCCGGGGACTTCGGGGTCTTCCTGCGCATCGTGCTCCCGCTGTCGAAGGCCGTCCTCGCGGTGATCGGGCTGTTCTACGCGGTCGGCTACTGGAACGCCTTCTTCAACGCGCTGCTCTACATCAACGACACCGCGAAGTGGCCCCTGCAGCTCGTCCTCCGCACCTACGTGATCAACAACGCTCAGCTCGGCGGCGCCGACCTCGGCACGAGCTCCGACGCACTGCCCCCGCAGGCGTCCATCCAGATGGCGATCCTCGTCGTGTCGATCGTCCCCATCCTCATCGTCTACCCGTTCCTGCAGCGGCACTTCGCCAAGGGTGTCCTGACCGGCGCGGTGAAGGGCTGA
- a CDS encoding class I SAM-dependent methyltransferase, translating into MTFEQHAHSFGAAADAYERGRPGYPASVAEWLAPDRVARAVDVGAGTGKFTATLLPRAASVTAVEPDAAMRERLSAVVPGVEVLEGTGEAIPLPDSGADLVTFAQSWHWVDPVAGAAEVARVLRPGGVLGLIWNVRDESEPWSERLGDIIRRPESRVTEYDRPIVGAPFHDGEYRAFTWVHEQSRSDFLDMVASRSYVIVLPVAERDALLRDVADLLDTDPATAGKATIAVPYVTHVHRYVRP; encoded by the coding sequence ATGACCTTCGAGCAGCACGCGCACTCGTTCGGAGCCGCCGCCGACGCCTACGAGCGCGGTCGGCCCGGGTACCCGGCGTCGGTCGCCGAGTGGCTCGCCCCGGATCGGGTCGCACGAGCAGTCGACGTGGGAGCCGGCACCGGAAAGTTCACCGCGACGCTGCTGCCCCGCGCGGCCTCGGTCACCGCGGTGGAACCCGACGCAGCGATGCGGGAACGCCTGTCGGCCGTGGTCCCTGGTGTCGAGGTGCTCGAGGGCACGGGTGAGGCGATCCCGCTCCCGGACAGCGGCGCCGACCTCGTGACGTTCGCGCAGTCGTGGCACTGGGTGGACCCCGTCGCCGGCGCGGCCGAGGTGGCCCGCGTGCTGCGCCCCGGCGGGGTCCTCGGGCTGATCTGGAACGTCCGGGACGAGTCGGAACCCTGGTCGGAGCGGCTCGGGGACATCATCAGGCGCCCGGAGTCCCGCGTGACGGAGTACGACCGGCCGATCGTCGGCGCGCCGTTCCACGACGGCGAGTACCGGGCGTTCACCTGGGTGCACGAGCAGTCCCGGTCGGACTTCCTCGACATGGTGGCCTCGCGGAGCTACGTGATCGTGCTCCCTGTGGCCGAGCGTGACGCCTTGCTCCGGGACGTGGCCGACCTGCTCGACACCGACCCGGCGACCGCCGGAAAGGCCACGATCGCGGTCCCGTACGTCACCCACGTGCACCGGTACGTCCGTCCCTGA
- a CDS encoding ABC transporter permease subunit, producing MTKLDDRVQPAAGTRRTAPPPAPVRRRRNTWERIKRDKVLLLMGLPGVALLLGFHYLPLLGNLIAFQEYLPFVPLGRSPWVGFENFAVIFNGDPEFLGALRNTLVITLVQVVFVFPAPIVLALMLNSLLSERIKKIVQSVLYLPHFLSWVIVVAVFQQILGGSGLVNNAIRAAGGDAIDFLGNPHGFIALLTSQVIWKDTGWATILFLAVLSQIDSSLYEAAKMDGASRMRQLWHVTLPGMRGIIILLLILRLGDSLTVGFEQILLQQAAVGRAASEVLDTYVYNNGVLGGQWGVAAAVGLVKGVVGVLLVLGANKLAHVFGESGVYQKESR from the coding sequence GTGACGAAGCTCGACGACCGCGTGCAACCCGCGGCAGGGACCCGACGGACGGCGCCGCCCCCGGCACCCGTCCGGCGGCGACGGAACACGTGGGAACGCATCAAGCGGGACAAGGTGCTGCTCCTGATGGGGCTGCCGGGCGTCGCGCTGCTGCTCGGCTTCCACTACCTGCCCCTGCTCGGCAACCTCATCGCGTTCCAGGAGTACCTGCCGTTCGTCCCGCTCGGACGCAGCCCCTGGGTCGGGTTCGAGAACTTCGCGGTGATCTTCAACGGCGACCCGGAGTTCCTCGGCGCGCTGCGGAACACGCTCGTCATCACCCTCGTGCAGGTCGTGTTCGTGTTCCCGGCGCCGATCGTCCTCGCGCTGATGCTGAACTCGTTGCTGTCGGAGCGCATCAAGAAGATCGTGCAGTCGGTCCTCTACCTGCCCCACTTCCTGTCCTGGGTGATCGTCGTCGCGGTGTTCCAGCAGATCCTCGGCGGGTCCGGCCTCGTGAACAACGCCATCCGGGCAGCCGGCGGCGACGCGATCGACTTCCTCGGCAACCCGCACGGGTTCATCGCCCTGCTGACCAGCCAGGTGATCTGGAAGGACACCGGCTGGGCCACGATCCTGTTCCTCGCGGTGCTCTCGCAGATCGACTCGAGCCTGTACGAGGCCGCGAAGATGGACGGCGCGAGCCGCATGCGGCAGCTCTGGCACGTCACCCTGCCCGGCATGCGGGGGATCATCATCCTGCTGCTCATCCTGCGGCTCGGTGACTCGCTCACCGTCGGGTTCGAGCAGATCCTCCTCCAGCAGGCCGCCGTGGGACGGGCCGCGAGCGAGGTCCTCGACACCTACGTCTACAACAACGGCGTGCTCGGCGGGCAGTGGGGTGTCGCCGCTGCCGTCGGACTCGTCAAGGGCGTCGTCGGCGTGCTGCTCGTGCTCGGCGCCAACAAGCTCGCCCACGTCTTCGGTGAGTCGGGCGTGTACCAGAAGGAGTCCCGATGA
- a CDS encoding LacI family DNA-binding transcriptional regulator, which produces MRATVRDVAALAGVSPKTVSNVINGGVVVRPETRERVERALAQLDYVPNLSARGLRNGRSGAIALTLPEMSSAYSAELARWFVELARDRDWVVQLDQTANDPERERELVSRARAHLVDGLILNPVTLSASVLASTAGLPPTVVIGEVEPEHVDQVHVDSVAAATEVTQYLLDRGHRRIAAVGAPEPTADHTRITATSELRVSGYEAALTAAGVTPDPSLRVPLSSWSTSDAATAFAAWLDEHPLPDAVFAFTDSIAFGVLHVLAARGVRVPDQVSVIGFDDIDGAAYAIPALTTVSFDRRAFADAALDLLTARIADRDAPPATVVIPHRIVERQSVRSAP; this is translated from the coding sequence ATGCGTGCGACCGTGCGGGACGTCGCGGCCCTCGCCGGGGTCTCGCCGAAGACCGTCTCCAACGTCATCAACGGCGGTGTCGTCGTCCGCCCGGAGACCCGGGAGCGGGTGGAGCGGGCCCTCGCGCAGCTCGACTACGTGCCGAACCTCTCCGCCAGGGGCCTGCGCAACGGACGCTCGGGCGCGATCGCGTTGACGCTGCCCGAGATGAGCAGTGCGTACTCCGCCGAGCTCGCTCGGTGGTTCGTCGAACTCGCACGCGACCGCGACTGGGTCGTGCAGCTCGACCAGACCGCGAACGACCCCGAGCGTGAGCGCGAGCTCGTGTCCCGCGCCAGGGCGCACCTCGTCGACGGCCTGATCCTGAACCCCGTGACGCTGAGCGCCAGTGTCCTCGCGTCGACCGCCGGGCTCCCGCCGACCGTCGTCATCGGCGAGGTCGAGCCGGAACACGTCGACCAGGTGCACGTGGACAGCGTCGCGGCCGCGACCGAGGTCACGCAGTACCTGCTCGACCGCGGGCACCGGCGGATCGCCGCGGTCGGCGCCCCCGAGCCCACCGCCGACCACACCAGGATCACCGCGACGAGCGAGCTGCGCGTGAGCGGGTACGAAGCGGCCCTGACGGCCGCCGGGGTGACGCCGGATCCGTCGCTGCGGGTCCCGCTGTCGTCGTGGTCGACCTCCGACGCTGCCACCGCGTTCGCCGCGTGGCTCGACGAGCACCCGCTGCCCGACGCGGTCTTCGCGTTCACGGACTCGATCGCGTTCGGCGTGCTGCACGTCCTGGCCGCGCGGGGCGTCCGCGTGCCGGACCAGGTCAGCGTGATCGGGTTCGACGACATCGACGGCGCCGCCTACGCGATCCCGGCACTCACGACGGTGTCGTTCGACCGCAGGGCCTTCGCCGACGCCGCGCTCGACCTGCTCACCGCACGCATCGCCGACCGCGACGCCCCACCAGCCACGGTGGTGATCCCGCACCGCATCGTCGAGCGCCAGAGCGTACGCTCCGCGCCATGA
- a CDS encoding AAA family ATPase encodes MPATIALLSGAPGSGKSTLARALAAELGWPRVHRDELYAGLMAGGAMSRDEVVPHGIRLFWTATAGYAAAGCSVIADATLYRDQSEADVREFLAPVGVVRNVHCRSDVAYERFVARGHDDAMNARVAGNLPLVAEPVDLGAPVLEVDTTDGYDPVLADVIAWVTGPPAR; translated from the coding sequence GTGCCGGCGACCATCGCACTGCTGAGCGGAGCACCGGGCAGCGGCAAGAGCACGCTCGCCCGAGCGCTCGCCGCAGAACTCGGGTGGCCGCGGGTGCACCGGGACGAGCTCTACGCGGGACTGATGGCCGGCGGGGCGATGTCGCGCGACGAGGTCGTCCCACACGGGATCCGGCTGTTCTGGACGGCGACGGCCGGGTACGCGGCAGCCGGGTGCAGCGTCATCGCGGATGCGACGCTCTACCGCGACCAGTCCGAGGCGGACGTGCGCGAGTTCCTGGCGCCCGTCGGGGTCGTGCGCAACGTGCACTGTCGGTCGGACGTGGCGTACGAGCGGTTCGTCGCACGCGGTCACGACGATGCGATGAACGCCCGCGTGGCCGGCAACCTGCCGCTGGTGGCCGAACCGGTGGACCTCGGGGCGCCGGTGCTCGAGGTCGACACGACCGACGGGTACGACCCGGTGCTCGCCGACGTCATCGCCTGGGTGACAGGACCCCCTGCGCGCTGA